TATTCCTGAAGAGGAAGCTATCCGTCGTATTGAAAACGTTGTTCTTGAATACTGGCAAGAAGCTGACCAAAAAGGTGAGTCTTACTTCCCGCATGAATTCATGTACAAAATCCTTCTTTCTGGAAAACTAGAAAAGTACTACCAAATTGATCCGAAGAATTCTTGGTTGCTAGCAGCCGCTGAAAAGAATCTTCCAATGGTTGTTCCAGGTTGGGAAGACTCAACTTTGGGCAACATCTTCACTGGCCACTGCATCAAAGGTGATATCAAAAATATCCACACTGTAAAATCAGGCATTCAGTACATGAAATCATGGGCAGAGTGGTACATCGTAGCTTCTAAAAAAGCTCCAGTTGGATTCTTCCAAATTGGTGGTGGTATCGCTGGTGACTTCCCAATTTGCGTGGTTCCTATGTTGGAACAAGATTTGGGTCATGAAGACATTCCTTTGTGGAGCTACTTCGCTCAGATCTCTGACTCTACAACTTCTTACGGTTCATACTCAGGTGCGATCCCGAATGAAAAAATCACTTGGGGTAAATTGGCTCCAACAACTCCAAGCTATATCGTTGAATCAGACGCGACTATTTGCGCGCCATTGATCTTCGCTTACGTTTTGGGTCAGTAGTCGTTAGGTAAGTAAATTGATTTATTGTGCTCCAGTCTTCCTGGAGTGCGGACTTGCTACTCCGGAGACGCTGGAGTGCGGACAAGAAGGGCTTCGTGCAGACGAGGCCCTTTTTATTTTCTGGACAGGCTTTCTAGAGCGGACTTTAATGTCCCGATGAAAACACTTCTTATTATTTCTAGCTTATTGGCAGTTTCTTTAAACTCATTTGCTCGTCTATCCGACGGCAAAGCTCATTTAACCCTTCAGGGTGCCAAAATTGTTGGTGCTGTGGATTCAGGCTTTCATTTTAATAAAGATGCTCCGGCAGCCTTGGTTATTGGAAGTGAGTCTGTGGAGCCTTTGAAAAAGGATCCAAAAGAAGTGATCTTTGATGCTTCGAAAGTAAAGTCTCAAAGCTTTTCTGTGAACTTCTATGTTTGCGATGACAAGAACACGGTTTGTGAATCGCACGAGTACGCTTACGCGATCCAATCTGGAAAGCTTGTTGCTGCCGAAGTGAATGCGGCTGTGAAGGTGGTTCCTTCAGTCAAGTCTGCCGTTACATCGTCTGCTGTTGCGAAGTCTGTTCCATTTAAGAAAAACAAACACGGCTTCTATCAGGACAATCTGCAAGAGGCCTTGAAGCTTGCCAAGGATTCAAAAAAGCTTCTAGTAGTGGATTTTGGCGCTCCTTGGTGCCCTTCGTGCATCCGTTTGGAAACGGAAGTGTTTGGCGAAAAGGTATTTCAAAAAGCGACAGAGAAGCTGATCAAAGTCAGTATCAATGTCGATCGCGCCGACAATAAAGATCTTTCTAAAAAGTACGATATCAAGGTGATCCCAACTTTGATCGTGATGAATGCCCAGGGAGAAGAACTGGCTCGTTTGATGGATTACAAACCTGCGGCAGTTTTAGCTAAAGACCTAGAGCAGATTCAGACTCAACAATTAGCCTCCGTCGAGGATTTGAAAAAGAAAGCAGAAGCGGGGGATGCGGCGGCCCGCAGAGCTATGGGCCAAAGGGCCTTTTACTCTGTGAACTTTGAAGAAGCGGCAAAGTGGTTGGCTCCTTTGAATGAACCCAGTTTGATGTTGGCTAACTGTGAAGTGAATCTAGGGCAGGAAAAATACGAAGAAGATAAGGCTAAGAATAAAGATCTCTATCAAAAGACTCTAGAGAAATGGATTGCCGCTTATCCTCAAGGGGTTGAAGCGATCGTATGGCGCGGTGAACTTCTTAAAGTTCTTAAAGGTGAAGGCAAAGAAGTTACGTCTGCGATGAAAAATGTTGGCGAGAAAAATATCGCCGACATCCAAGCTCTTTTGAATTCAGATCAGGCACGCTCAGAGGCTTTTGCTAAAACATTATCTGGGGACTATACTGGTTTTGAGAAAATGGAACTGCTTTCTCAGTTGACGGAAAGTTATGATCTATTGGGCAACAAAGCAAAAGCAGATGAAGCCAAGACTTTGCTGGGTAAAGAAGTTTCGGCAATGTCTTTGAGTGAGAAACGACCGGGTCAAGTCTTGGTGGCTCTTGGATACATGAGACAAGCAGGTCAAAAAACGGCGATGGTTTCTTGGCTGGAGAAGTTGATCAAAGCTTATCCAAAAACAGACGTCTATTACACAAAATTAGCACGTTACTATATCCGTGAAAAATCTTTCGACAAAGCTTTGCCTTATGCGCAGAAAGCGGCCGAAATAAAGTCGGATTTGAATTTGTATAATTTAAAAACCTTGGCGGAAGTTCATAAGGACTTGAAACAAAACAAAGAAGCTTCTGAAGTTGTGGCTAAAGCCCTTGCTTTGCCCGAGGCGCAGCTCGAGCAAAACAAGAAGACCGTGGCCGCTCTGGAAGAGCTTAAGAAGTCATTGACTCAGTAACACGCACTTCGTTTTTAAGCGGGATCTGGTCGGCGATGTATTCGGCGACCGCCGCAATGGTCAGCGAAGGATTAGGGCCGGTGGATGTCGGTAGAATACTGCCATCCACGACATAAAGCCCTTCGTAACCATAAACCTCACCGCGCTCATTGACTAAGCCCGTTTCCGCGGTTTCTCCCATCGGGCAGCCCCCCAAGGGGTGCACAGCAATAATTTTATTTAAATGAGTCAGAGGATTGTCGATAAAGATGCCACCGACATTTTCAGCAATCTTTTTCATCTCTTCTTGAACTCGATCAAAATGTAAGTTGCTGCCTGTTTTGTTCCATTTAATGATAGCTTGATCGTCTTCGCGCAATGAAACCACGCCATCGGAACGATCTCGTCCCATGCCCAATAAAATAAGTGCTTTGCGTGCAAATTCCGCCTTGTCCAAAGCAGCTGCGAATTCGTCGCCAACGTTGATTTCCTCTTGGGTGCGAATTCCCAAAACTTTAAAGAAGTAGTTTTTCAGATTACGTACAACCAGTTTGATGGCTCCCATGATGCCTTCAATTTGCGGAACCTTTCCGGAAAGATACCAGGCAAGTCCAATAGGGAAGCCCGCATCTTCCAAATACATTCCATGAGGGAAACCATCTGGATAGTTTTGAAATGAGTATTGAATCGCACTGGTAATAACCGGTCCCTTGCTGGGATCCAGTTTTTCTTTGGTGTCGATGATCATACCCAAAAGATCTCCATTGCCACACCATTTTTTACCCAGCCAATTGTTCAATTTCGGAAGGTGACCTTTCTTTTTCATCTTCAACAGCAAAGAAGTTGAACCTACAGATCCTGCGGAAAGGATGACTTTCTTAGCGGTTAACACGACTTCCTGGTCGGGGAACTGCGGAACTCGCAGAGTGATCTTGTAGTGGTTCTCTATATTCTCAATCTTGATGACTTCGGCTTGAGTTTTCACTTCCAAGTGGCCGCTCGGACTTTTTAAACTCTTTGCGCGATGAATGTAGTTCAAATCCAAAGTGTTCTTTGCGTGGATGTTGCATCCGATATCGCATTCTCCGCATTTGGTGCACTTTGATTGTGTTGCCCCGTGAGTATTCGCAGTTTGTTGTCCAGGGTAATCTCCTTCAAAACGAATAGCTAAAGGAGGAAGGTGAAACTCCGGGCGGACGGTGGCTTCGGGATTCACGGGCATTTCTTCCGCGGCTTTCTTCATGGCCGCTGTTTTGGGAGTGTCACGATAATAGCTATCCGTCGCAAAAGGGTAGGGTTTTGCTTCCATCATAGACAAGACCTTGTCGTAATAAGGATCCAGAGTCTTGCGAGAAATCGCGGTCGGCCACCCGGTAAAAAACTCTGCGGGCATACGATAAAGAACGTTCGCGTAAATCAAACTGCCGCCGCCCAGACCGCTGGCGGTCAGGGTCATGACATCACTTTCGGGGCTGTCGCGAAACTCCATCAAACCAAACTTTTTGTCCTCGGGGTCCCAGAACATATTTTCTTGAACTTCTTGGGGGCGGCGAGGGAACTCATGCATTTTCCACTGGCGCCCACGTTCCAGTAGGCAAACATTGTAACCTTTTTCAGTCAAACGGCAGCTCATGACCGAGCCACCAAATCCTGAGCCAATAACAACATAGTCAAAATCTAATTTCATCGGGAATATCCTCTAAGCGACACAAATTTGATATTTGGGAAGAACATCATGCAAGACGGTAAAGCGATAGAATAACAAAGCATCGTGCATCAGTTTCCAATTCGAACCTAAGAAGCTGTCCTTGTAGGGAACATTTTTAAATTCAAACTCAGTTTGGATGTCGATATCAAAAGCCTCTTTAAGCCAGCTTTCAGGGCCTTCCACAGAGTACTTCCAAGTATCTGTGCCGAACGTGAAGTGCCCGCATTGAATGTACTCACGCCATTTTTCCAAGCGCTCGTCGCCCTCTTCGTGATCAATCGTTTCTATAAATTCTTTGATCTTGGTAAGATCTTCGTCGAAGATTTTCACGACCGGCATATTGTGGGCCTTGCGAATGCTTTTGTAAAATTCAAGAACATGATGCACGGCCTGCATATATTCTGCGGGATTGTCGCGGCGGATGATGCGGCCTTCCCAGTCTTCGTAGCGCCAGCGCAGGTAAGGAAGATC
The nucleotide sequence above comes from Bdellovibrio svalbardensis. Encoded proteins:
- a CDS encoding GMC oxidoreductase is translated as MKLDFDYVVIGSGFGGSVMSCRLTEKGYNVCLLERGRQWKMHEFPRRPQEVQENMFWDPEDKKFGLMEFRDSPESDVMTLTASGLGGGSLIYANVLYRMPAEFFTGWPTAISRKTLDPYYDKVLSMMEAKPYPFATDSYYRDTPKTAAMKKAAEEMPVNPEATVRPEFHLPPLAIRFEGDYPGQQTANTHGATQSKCTKCGECDIGCNIHAKNTLDLNYIHRAKSLKSPSGHLEVKTQAEVIKIENIENHYKITLRVPQFPDQEVVLTAKKVILSAGSVGSTSLLLKMKKKGHLPKLNNWLGKKWCGNGDLLGMIIDTKEKLDPSKGPVITSAIQYSFQNYPDGFPHGMYLEDAGFPIGLAWYLSGKVPQIEGIMGAIKLVVRNLKNYFFKVLGIRTQEEINVGDEFAAALDKAEFARKALILLGMGRDRSDGVVSLREDDQAIIKWNKTGSNLHFDRVQEEMKKIAENVGGIFIDNPLTHLNKIIAVHPLGGCPMGETAETGLVNERGEVYGYEGLYVVDGSILPTSTGPNPSLTIAAVAEYIADQIPLKNEVRVTESMTS
- a CDS encoding deoxyhypusine synthase family protein; translation: MGPISQFIEHNYRHFNAAALKDAAKGYKTHIANNGQMLVTLAGAMSTAELGLSLAEMIRAGKVHAISCTGANLEEDVFNLVAHDHYVRIPNYRDLTPQDEQKLLERHLNRVTDTCIPEEEAIRRIENVVLEYWQEADQKGESYFPHEFMYKILLSGKLEKYYQIDPKNSWLLAAAEKNLPMVVPGWEDSTLGNIFTGHCIKGDIKNIHTVKSGIQYMKSWAEWYIVASKKAPVGFFQIGGGIAGDFPICVVPMLEQDLGHEDIPLWSYFAQISDSTTSYGSYSGAIPNEKITWGKLAPTTPSYIVESDATICAPLIFAYVLGQ
- a CDS encoding thioredoxin fold domain-containing protein, translating into MKTLLIISSLLAVSLNSFARLSDGKAHLTLQGAKIVGAVDSGFHFNKDAPAALVIGSESVEPLKKDPKEVIFDASKVKSQSFSVNFYVCDDKNTVCESHEYAYAIQSGKLVAAEVNAAVKVVPSVKSAVTSSAVAKSVPFKKNKHGFYQDNLQEALKLAKDSKKLLVVDFGAPWCPSCIRLETEVFGEKVFQKATEKLIKVSINVDRADNKDLSKKYDIKVIPTLIVMNAQGEELARLMDYKPAAVLAKDLEQIQTQQLASVEDLKKKAEAGDAAARRAMGQRAFYSVNFEEAAKWLAPLNEPSLMLANCEVNLGQEKYEEDKAKNKDLYQKTLEKWIAAYPQGVEAIVWRGELLKVLKGEGKEVTSAMKNVGEKNIADIQALLNSDQARSEAFAKTLSGDYTGFEKMELLSQLTESYDLLGNKAKADEAKTLLGKEVSAMSLSEKRPGQVLVALGYMRQAGQKTAMVSWLEKLIKAYPKTDVYYTKLARYYIREKSFDKALPYAQKAAEIKSDLNLYNLKTLAEVHKDLKQNKEASEVVAKALALPEAQLEQNKKTVAALEELKKSLTQ